One Lysinibacillus fusiformis genomic window carries:
- a CDS encoding RNA polymerase alpha subunit C-terminal domain-containing protein has product MTTSKSNLRICEKGHEYYKSSDCPSCPKCEQERKPENGFLSQLSAPARRALEHNAIITVEQLSKFSEKEILQLHGIGPASLPNLRASLAEKGLSFKN; this is encoded by the coding sequence ATGACAACTTCGAAAAGCAATTTAAGGATATGTGAAAAAGGACATGAATACTATAAGAGTAGTGATTGTCCAAGCTGCCCAAAGTGTGAGCAAGAGCGTAAACCTGAAAATGGATTTCTTTCACAACTTTCTGCACCAGCCAGAAGAGCATTAGAACACAACGCAATAATTACTGTGGAACAGCTTTCAAAGTTTAGTGAAAAAGAAATTTTGCAATTGCACGGTATCGGACCAGCTTCACTGCCTAATCTGAGGGCTTCGTTAGCTGAAAAGGGACTATCATTTAAGAATTAA
- a CDS encoding GNAT family N-acetyltransferase, whose amino-acid sequence MQLFVREMNKRFATELLHWTYNAPYDFYNNEFTTETLKEILDNPYQAIVNDKEQLVGYFCTGISAQVPSGHIVSAYLDNYIDIGIGMKPILTGKGFGTVFFSFILSQVQREEHAPLRLTVATFNTRAIHLYEKLGFEKKLEFKHQATRFITMLKI is encoded by the coding sequence TTGCAATTATTTGTTAGAGAGATGAATAAAAGATTTGCAACTGAGCTGCTACATTGGACGTATAATGCGCCATATGATTTTTATAATAATGAATTCACTACTGAAACCCTAAAAGAAATACTCGACAATCCCTATCAGGCAATTGTCAATGACAAAGAGCAGTTAGTCGGTTATTTCTGTACTGGAATATCGGCTCAAGTACCGAGTGGACATATTGTTAGTGCATATTTGGACAATTATATTGATATCGGAATTGGCATGAAACCTATTCTCACAGGAAAAGGTTTCGGTACAGTGTTCTTTTCATTTATTCTAAGCCAGGTGCAACGAGAAGAGCATGCACCTCTTCGCTTAACAGTTGCAACATTTAATACAAGAGCTATTCATCTATATGAAAAATTAGGCTTTGAAAAAAAACTAGAATTCAAACACCAAGCAACACGATTTATTACAATGCTGAAAATATAA
- a CDS encoding SDR family NAD(P)-dependent oxidoreductase: MVRNYMIFGASKGLGDAFVKGLPEPGDKVWIVSRSRPKSIDINDGVQRVWLEADLSQQNNKISEQLKNECVDVLIYNVGVWEEKGFEDDYDFEQDDPAHIANIININITSTITYIQALLPNLRKSENGKIILIGSTAGLDHTNNNQVSFVASKFGIRGITNALREHVRKDKIAVTCVNPGELAAEIPYEDGPEKAITEYNGTRIPVQDIVAIVKCVVNLSKVSCVKEIHVPAITDLNA; this comes from the coding sequence ATGGTAAGAAATTATATGATCTTTGGTGCTAGCAAAGGGTTGGGTGATGCATTTGTGAAAGGCTTACCTGAACCAGGGGACAAAGTGTGGATTGTCTCTAGGAGTAGACCTAAAAGCATAGATATAAACGATGGTGTTCAAAGAGTATGGCTAGAAGCAGACTTATCACAACAAAATAATAAAATTAGTGAACAGCTAAAAAATGAATGCGTGGATGTCTTGATTTATAACGTTGGTGTGTGGGAGGAAAAAGGCTTTGAAGATGACTATGACTTCGAGCAGGATGATCCTGCACATATCGCTAATATCATTAATATCAATATTACATCTACGATAACTTATATTCAGGCGTTACTACCAAATTTACGAAAGTCGGAAAATGGTAAAATAATCTTGATAGGGTCAACTGCAGGCTTGGATCATACGAATAACAATCAAGTTTCATTTGTGGCATCGAAGTTTGGCATTCGCGGGATTACAAACGCTTTACGAGAGCATGTTCGAAAAGATAAAATCGCCGTAACTTGTGTTAATCCAGGTGAACTGGCAGCAGAAATTCCCTATGAGGATGGTCCTGAAAAAGCCATAACTGAATATAATGGGACTCGCATTCCTGTGCAAGATATTGTTGCTATCGTCAAATGTGTTGTGAATTTATCCAAAGTGTCATGCGTGAAAGAGATTCACGTACCAGCAATCACGGATCTAAATGCATAG